A section of the Tachysurus fulvidraco isolate hzauxx_2018 chromosome 7, HZAU_PFXX_2.0, whole genome shotgun sequence genome encodes:
- the LOC113660715 gene encoding spectrin beta chain, non-erythrocytic 1-like isoform X2: MTSVAADYDHMEIQQQYSDVNNRWDVEEWDNENSSARLFERSRIKALADEREAVQKKTFTKWVNSHLARVSCRITDLYMDLRDGRMLIKLLEVLSGERLPKPTKGRMRIHCLENVDKALQFLKEQRVHLENMGSHDIVDGNHRLTLGLIWTIILRFQIQDISVETEDSKEKKSAKDALLLWCQMKTAGYPNVNIHNFTTSWRDGMAFNALIHKHRPDLIDFDKLKKSNAHYNLQNAFNLAEQHLGLTKLLDPEDISVDHPDEKSIITYVVTYYHYFSKMKALKVEGKRIGKVLDHAIETEKMIEKYESLASDLLEWIEQTIIILNNRKFANSLVGVQQQLQAFNTYRTVEKPPKFTEKGNLEVLLFTIQSKMRANNQKVYIPREGKLISDINKGWERLEKAEHERELALRTELIRQEKLEQLARRFDRKAAMRETWLSENQRLVSQDNFGFDLQAVEAATKKHEAIETDIAAYEERVQVVVAVASELEAENYHDIKRITVRKDNVLRLWDYLLELLKARRQRLELNLGLQRVFQEMLYIMDWMDEMKMLLLSQDYGKHLLGVEDLLQKHALVEADIAIQADRVKNVNANAQKFADDSEGFKPCDPQVIRDRVAHMEFCYQELTQLSVERRARLEESRRLWKFFWEMAEEEGWIREKEQILSSDDCGKDLTGALRLLSKHKAFEDEKSGRAGHLQQTVHQGEELVAAGHFGADKISQRIADVQEQWVALEQLSAARKIRLQEACALHQFQADADDMDAWMLDALRIVSSTDVGHDEFSAQALVKKHKDVAEEIASYRPVLDALHEQSKALPEEQARSADANGRLAGIEERYKEVVELTRLRKQALQDALALYKMLSEADACELWIDEKEQWLNGMEIPEKLEDLEVIQHRFESLEPEINSQASRVAVVNQIARQLIHSGHPSEKEIKTQQDKLNTRWSQYRDLVDRKKDALNSALGVQNYYLECNETKSWIREKTKVIESTQDLGNDLAGVMALQRKLTGMERDLVAIEDKLGDLGKEADRLAEEHPDQASGIKSHLGEIKDVWEEMNGTMHAREESLGEASKLQQFLRELDDFQVWLSRTQTAVASEDMPNTLTEAEKLLAQHEGIKNEIRNYKEDYQKMRDMGETVTQGQTDAQYMFLSQRLQALDTGWNELQKMWENRQKLLSQSHAYQLFLRDTKQAEAFLNNQEYVLAHTEMPATLEGAEGAIKKQEDFMTTMDANEEKINGVVETGRRLVSDGNISAERIQEKVVSIEQRHKKNRQAASELLTKLKDNRDLQRFLQDCQELSLWISEKLLTAQDMSYDEARNLHSKWLKHQAFMAELQSNKEWLEKIQKDGTALVAEKPETGPVVKEKLESLKKTWDELESTTQTKAQCLFDANKAELFTQSCADLDKWLSGLEGQIQSDDFGKDLTSVNILLKKQQMLESQVEVRQKEVEELRTQAQALSQEGKGSDEVDGLRCGVEKKFHEMQEPLKKRRSNLMASREIHQFNRDVEDEILWVEERMPMATSTEHGNNLQTVQLLIKKNQTLQKEIQGHQPRYDDIFERSTHVLKDNSPVSATIRQRLDELKRLWSLIQEEVEKRHRRLEEAHKAQQYYFDAAEAEAWMSEQELYMMSEEKAKDEQSSVAMLKKHQILEQAVEDYAETVHQLSKTSRALVAAGHPESERISMRQSQVDKLYAGLKDLSEERRGKLDERSCLFQLNREVDDLEQWIAEREVVAGSHELGQDYEHVTMLQERFREFARDTGNIGQERADAVNKMADELINSGHVDAATIAEWKDGLNEAWADLLELIDTRTQILAASYELHKFYHDAKEVLGRILDKHKKLPEELGRDQNTVEALQRMHTTFEHDIQALGTQVKQLQEDAARLQSAYAGDKAEDIQRREAEVLEAWRSLLEACDARRVRLIDTNNKFRFFSMVRDLMLWMEDVIRLIDAQEKPRDVSSVELLMNNHQGIKAEIDARNDSFTSCVELGKGLLSRKHYASEEIKEKLLQLTDKRKEMIDKWEDRWEWLRLVLEMHQFSRDAGVAEAWLLGQEPYLSSREMGQSVDEVEKLIKRHEAFEKSAATWEERFAALERLTTMELLEVRRQQEEDEKKRQAQAAEAPPPETASTQQRESEQVSQNGPPPEQDSPREDTGESDVVNGVAESSPGSSPTGSRKGKLGQAATLPTKSQDTAAVQIEGFLNRKHEWEGHNKKASNRSWHNVYCVINNQEIGFYKDSKSASQGIPYHGEVPISLKESTCEIALDYKKKKHVFKLKVSNGNEYLFQAKDDEEMNSWIQVISCKTPSEISSHSTPASGRTQTLPTSVSMGAESSPGKREKDKEKRFSLFKKK, from the exons ATGAGCGCGAAGCGGTGCAGAAGAAGACCTTTACAAAATGGGTGAACTCCCACCTGGCTCGAGTCTCCTGCCGCATCACAGACCTCTACATGGATCTGAGGGATGGCCGCATGCTCATTAAGCTCCTGGAGGTGCTTTCTGGAGAGAGACTG CCGAAGCCGACGAAAGGCCGTATGAGAATTCACTGTCTGGAGAACGTGGACAAAGCTCTGCAGTTCCTCAAAGAACAGCGTGTTCACCTGGAGAACATGGGATCTCATGATATTGTTGATGGCAACCACCGTCTCACGCTGGGCCTCATCTGGACCATCATTCTGCGCTTCCAG ATTCAGGACATTAGCGTTGAGACGGAAGACAGCAAGGAAAAGAAGTCTGCCAAGGATGCTCTGCTACTCTGGTGTCAGATGAAGACCGCAGG TTATCCAAATGTCAACATTCACAATTTCACCACGAGCTGGAGAGATGGCATGGCCTTCAACGCTCTCATTCACAAACACAG GCCTGACCTGATTGACTTTGACAAGCTGAAGAAATCCAATGCCCACTATAATTTGCAGAATGCCTTTAACCTGGCTGAACAGCACTTGGGCCTCACGAAGCTGCTGGACCCTGAAG ATATCAGCGTTGACCATCCTGATGAAAAGTCCATCATCACCTATGTTGTCACTTACTATCATTACTTCTCCAAGATGAAGGCACTGAAAGTTGAAGGCAAACGTATTGGGAAG GTGCTAGATCATGCTATCGAGACTGAGAAGATGATTGAGAAGTATGAATCTCTGGCCTCGGACCTGCTGGAATGGATCGAACAGACCATCATAATCCTCAATAATCGCAAGTTTGCCAACTCTCTGGTTGGAGTGCAGCAGCAGCTTCAGGCATTTAACACCTACCGAACAGTGGAGAAACCTCCTAA GTTTACAGAAAAAGGCAACTTGGAGGTGCTGCTGTTTACCATTCAGAGCAAAATGCGAGCCAACAATCAGAAAGTCTACATACCTCGAGAAGGAAAACTCATATCAGACATCAATAAG GGTTGGGAGCGGTTGGAGAAAGCAGAGCATGAGCGGGAACTGGCTCTGCGAACGGAGCTTATTCGCCAGGAGAAGTTGGAGCAGCTAGCCCGCAGGTTTGATCGCAAGGCAGCCATGAGGGAGACCTGGCTAAGTGAGAACCAGAGACTCGTCTCACAG GACAACTTTGGTTTTGATCTGCAAGCCGTGGAGGCGGCCACCAAGAAGCACGAAGCCATCGAGACAGACATCGCCGCATACGAGGAGCGTGTTCAGGTGGTAGTAGCTGTAGCCTCTGAGCTGGAGGCAGAGAACTACCATGACATCAAGCGCATCACAGTGCGCAAAGACAACGTTCTGCGGCTGTGGGACTACCTCCTGGAGCTCCTGAAAGCTCGACGCCAAAGACTGGAACTCAACCTTGGCCTGCAGAGAGTCTTTCAGGAGATGCTCTACATCATGGACTGGATGGATGAGATGAAG ATGCTGCTGTTGTCTCAGGACTATGGAAAACATCTGCTTGGTGTAGAGGACCTGCTGCAGAAACATGCTCTGGTGGAGGCAGACATTGCCATACAGGCTGATCGTGTCAAAAATGTCAACGCCAATGCACAGAAGTTTGCTGACGACTCTGAAG GCTTTAAGCCCTGTGACCCGCAGGTGATCCGTGACCGCGTGGCCCACATGGAGTTCTGCTACCAGGAGCTAACACAACTGTCAGTGGAGAGGCGCGCACGTCTGGAAGAGTCTCGTCGCCTCTGGAAATTCTTCTGGGAGATGGCTGAGGAGGAAGGCTGGATCCGTGAGAAGGAGCAGATTCTGTCATCAGATGACTGTGGTAAGGACCTGACAGGGGCACTGCGCCTCCTCAGCAAGCACAAGGCCTTTGAAGATGAGAAGAGTGGCCGTGCCGGACACCTCCAGCAGACGGTGCACCAGGGTGAGGAGCTGGTAGCCGCCGGCCATTTTGGTGCCGACAAGATCAGTCAGCGTATCGCCGACGTCCAGGAACAGTGGGTGGCGCTGGAGCAGCTGTCAGCAGCGCGCAAGATCCGTCTGCAGGAGGCCTGTGCCCTGCACCAGTTCCAGGCTGACGCTGATGACATGGATGCCTGGATGCTAGATGCATTGCGCATTGTGTCCAGCACTGACGTGGGCCATGACGAGTTCTCGGCACAGGCTTTGGTGAAGAAACACAAGGACGTGGCTGAAGAGATTGCCAGTTACAGACCAGTGCTGGATGCTCTTCACGAGCAATCCAAAGCGCTACCTGAAGAACAGGCACGCTCAGCAGATGCAAACGGACGTCTAGCAGGTATAGAGGAGCGATATAAGGAGGTGGTTGAACTGACCAGGTTGAGGAAGCAGGCGCTGCAGGACGCACTGGCATTGTACAAGATGCTAAGCGAAGCAGATGCCTGTGAATTGTGGATCGACGAAAAAGAGCAATGGCTTAATGGAATGGAGATTCCAGAGAAACTGGAGGATCTGGAGGTGATTCAGCACAG ATTTGAGAGTCTGGAGCCAGAGATTAACAGCCAGGCCTCTCGGGTGGCCGTGGTGAACCAGATTGCCCGCCAGCTTATCCACAGTGGGCACCCAAGTGAGAAAGAGATCAAAACCCAGCAGGACAAACTCAACACCAG GTGGAGTCAGTATCGTGATTTGGTAGACCGGAAGAAGGATGCTCTCAACTCTGCTCTAGGAGTGCAGAATTACTACCTCGAATGCAACGAGACCAAGTCCTGGATTCGCGAAAAGACCAAGGTGATCGAGTCCACCCAGGATCTAGGCAACGATCTGGCTGGCGTCATGGCACTTCAGCGCAAGCTGACTGGCATGGAGCGAGATCTTGTTGCCATAGAGGACAAACTGGGAGACCTTGGAAAAGAGGCTGACCGATTGGCCGAAGAGCATCCGGACCAGGCTTCTGGCATCAAGAGTCATTTGGGTGAGATCAAAGATGTGTGGGAGGAGATGAATGGTACCATGCATGCTCGTGAAGAGTCCCTGGGAGAGGCCAGCAAGCTTCAGCAATTCCTCAGGGAGCTGGATGACTTCCAGGTGTGGCTTTCACGCACCCAGACTGCCGTGGCTTCCGAGGACATGCCCAACACTCTGACTGAGGCTGAGAAGCTCTTGGCACAGCATGAGGGAATCAAGAATGAGATCCGTAACTACAAGGAAGACTATCAAAAGATGCGTGACATGGGCGAGACAGTGACCCAAGGCCAGACAGATGCCCAGTACATGTTCCTGAGTCAGAGGCTGCAAGCACTGGACACTGGCTGGAACGAGCTCCAGAAGATGTGGGAGAACAGGCAGAAACTCTTGTCGCAGTCTCATGCCTATCAGCTCTTCCTCAGGGATACCAAGCAGGCCGAGGCTTTCTTGAACAATCAG GAATACGTATTGGCCCACACAGAGATGCCAGCTACCCTTGAAGGAGCAGAAGGAGCTATCAAGAAGCAGGAGGACTTCATGACTACCATGGACGCTAATGAGGAAAAGATTAACGGCGTGGTGGAGACCGGCCGCAGGCTGGTCAGCGATGGGAACATTAGTGCCGAACGTATCCAGGAGAAAGTGGTCTCTATTGAGCAAAG gcaTAAGAAAAATCGTCAGGCAGCCAGTGAGCTCCTCACGAAGCTGAAAGATAACCGAGATCTTCAGAGGTTCCTCCAGGACTGTCAGGAG TTGTCCTTGTGGATCAGTGAGAAGCTGTTAACAGCACAGGACATGTCCTATGATGAAGCACGCAACCTGCACAGCAAGTGGCTCAAGCACCAGGCCTTCATGGCAGAGCTGCAGTCCAACAAAGAGTGGCTAGAGAAAATTCAGAAG GATGGCACAGCACTGGTGGCTGAGAAACCAGAGACTGGGCCGGTGGTAAAGGAGAAACTGGAATCACTGAAGAAGACATGGGACGAGCTGGAGTCCACAACCCAGACCAAGGCCCAGTGCCTGTTTGACGCTAATAAGGCCGAGCTGTTCACACAGAGCTGCGCTGACCTGGATAAATGGCTCTCTGGCCTGGAGGGTCAGATACAGTCAGACGACTTCGGCAAAGACCTGACCAGCGTCAATATCTTGTTGAAGAAACAGCAG ATGCTAGAAAGTCAAGTGGAAGTGAGGCAGAAGGAGGTGGAGGAGCTCCGCACGCAGGCCCAAGCACTCAGCCAGGAGGGCAAAGGCTCAGATGAGGTGGATGGCCTACGCTGCGGCGTGGAGAAAAAGTTTCATGAGATGCAGGAGCCACTGAAGAAACGCCGGAGCAACTTGATGGCCTCTCGTGAGATCCACCAGTTCAACCGTGACGTAGAGGATGAGATT ctCTGGGTTGAGGAGAGAATGCCAATGGCCACATCTACAGAGCATGGCAATAATTTACAGACTGTTCAGCTGCTCATTAAGAAGAATCAG ACCCTTCAGAAGGAGATCCAGGGTCATCAGCCACGCTACGATGACATTTTTGAGAGGAGCACGCACGTCTTGAAGGACAACAGTCCCGTCAGTGCAACAATCCGGCAGCGGTTAGATGAGCTGAAGCGGCTATGGAGCTTAATCCAGGAGGAAGTCGAAAAACGCCACAGACGCCTGGAGGAAGCACACAAAGCCCAGCAATACTACTTCGACGCAGCGGAGGCTGAGGCCTGGATGAGTGAACAGGAGCTGTACATGATGTCAGAAGAAAAGGCAAAG GATGAGCAGAGCTCTGTAGCTATGCTGAAAAAACACCAGATCCTGGAGCAGGCGGTGGAGGACTATGCTGAGACAGTGCACCAACTCTCTAAAACCAGCAGGGCATTAGTGGCTGCAGGACATCCAGAAAG TGAGAGAATCAGCATGCGTCAGTCTCAAGTGGACAAGCTGTATGCCGGTCTGAAGGACCTGTCTGAAGAAAGACGAGGAAAGCTGGACGAGAGATCCTGCTTGTTCCAGCTGAACCGTGAGGTGGATGATTTGGAGCAGTGGAttgcagagagagaggtggtggCAGGTTCTCACGAGCTCGGCCAGGACTACGAACATGTCACT ATGCTACAGGAGCGTTTCCGAGAGTTCGCTCGCGATACAGGAAACATCGGGCAGGAGCGCGCTGACGCAGTTAACAAGATGGCAGACGAACTGATCAACTCTGGTCACGTAGATGCCGCCACCATCGCCGAGTGGAAGGACGGACTCAACGAGGCTTGGGCCGACCTACTGGAGTTAATCGACACCCGCACACAGATCCTGGCTGCCTCCTATGAGCTGCACAAGTTCTACCATGATGCCAAGGAGGTGCTTGGACGCATCTTAGACAAACACAAGAAGCTCCCAGAAGAGTTGGGCAGAGACCAGAACACAGTGGAGGCGCTGCAGAGAATGCACACCACCTTCGAACATGACATACAGGCTTTGGGAACGCAG GTTAAGCAGCTGCAGGAGGATGCGGCACGTTTGCAGTCAGCCTATGCAGGAGATAAGGCTGAGGATATCCAGAGGCGTGAGGCGGAGGTGCTGGAGGCCTGGCGTTCTCTTCTGGAGGCGTGTGATGCCCGCCGCGTGCGTCTCATCGACACCAACAACAAGTTCCGCTTCTTTAGCATGGTGCGTGACCTGATGCTTTGGATGGAGGATGTCATCCGACTCATCGATGCCCAGGAGAAACCAAG GGACGTTTCATCTGTGGAGCTTTTAATGAACAATCACCAAGGCATCAAGGCTGAGATTGATGCTCGTAATGACAGCTTCACATCCTGCGTGGAACTGGGAAAAGGCCTGCTTTCACGAAAACACTACGCATCCGAAGAG ATCAAAGAAAAGTTACTCCAGCTGACCgacaaaagaaaagagatgATTGACAAGTGGGAAGACAGATGGGAATGGCTGCGACTGG TTCTGGAGATGCACCAGTTCTCACGGGACGCGGGCGTAGCTGAGGCGTGGCTGCTGGGCCAGGAGCCTTACCTGTCCAGTCGAGAGATGGGTCAGAGTGTGGACGAGGTGGAGAAGCTCATCAAGAGGCACGAGGCTTTCGAGAAGTCGGCTGCTACTTGGGAGGAGCGCTTTGCTGCCCTGGAGAGACTTACCACG aTGGAATTATTGGAAGTGAGAAGACAGCAAGAGGAAGATGAAAAGAAGAGACAGGCTCAAGCTGCAGAAGCTCCACCTCCCGAGACTGCATCAACACAGCAGAG agagagcgagcaggTATCTCAGAATGGGCCACCACCAGAGCAGGACTCTCCTCGG GAGGACACAGGAGAAAGTGATGTAGTTAATGGTGTGGCAGAGTCCAGTCCAGGATCCTCCCCGACAGGAAGCCGTAAGGGGAAACTGGGTCAAGCTGCTACACTACCGACCAAGTCCCAGGACACAGCTGCGGTGCAGATCGAGGGCTTCCTGAACCGCAAACATGAGTGGGAGGGCCACAACAAGAAAGCATCCAATAG ATCTTGGCACAATGTCTACTGTGTGATAAACAACCAAGAGATCGGCTTTTACAAAGACAGCAAAAGTGCCAGTCAGGGAATCCCGTATCATGGCGAAGTTCCCATTAGTCTGAAGGAATCTACATGTGAGATTGCCCTGGActacaagaagaagaaacacgTTTTCAAACTCAA AGTTTCAAATGGAAATGAGTATCTCTTCCAAGCCAAAGATGAT GAGGAGATGAACTCATGGATCCAAGTGATCTCATGCAAGACACCCTCCGAGATCAGCAGCCATAGCACCCCGGCCTCGGGACGCACCCAAACCCTGCCCACCTCTGTGAGCATGGGTGCTGAGTCCAGCCCAGGCAAGCGGGAGAAGGACAAAGAGAAGCGCTTCAGCCTCTTCAAGAAGAAATAA